The Shinella zoogloeoides genome contains the following window.
CTCGGCGGCAAGGCGCGCGGCGATGGCGTCAGTCGGCACGGCCAGCAGCTTCTTGCCGGGCGTGCGCACGGGGCGGCCGTCGAGCAGGATGCGGAAGCCTTCATCCGTCCGGTCGGTGGAGACAGCCTTGTAGAAACGCTTCGGCAGCGGGCGCTTCATCTGAATCTGCGCGCGGCGAACCGGATCGGGATCGCTCATCGCATCGGAAAGGTCGCTCAGGATGTCACGCATCGGAAATCTCCAGCCATTCGAGAAGGTCGGCGGGTGTGCGCAGAATGTGATCCGCGCCGGCCTCGACCAGTTCGGGCACCGAGGCATAGCCCCAGGACACGCCGATCGCCTTCGCCCCGGCCGCCTTCGCCATCTGCATATCGTAGATCGCATCGCCGATGACAACCGTGCGGGCCGCATCGATGCCCGCCTCGCTGCAGCATTCCGTCACCATGGCCGGATGCGGCTTGGACGGGCAATCGTCCGCCGTGCGCGACACGAAGAAGGTCTTGTCGAAGCCGTGTGTCGCGCGGATGAGATCGAGGCCGCGGCGCGACTTGCCGGTGACGGCCCCCAGAAGAAGGTCGTCCTCACGCTCCAGCCGCGTCATCATATCCGCGATGCCCGGGAAAAGTGGCTCCTGAAAACCGGCCTCGGCGCGCACGCCCATATAGGTCGCCTTGTAATGCGCGGTCATCGCCAGCGCCTCGTCGTCGACATGCGGCTTGCCCTGCATGCGGGCAATGGCGATGTCGAGCGTCAGCCCGATGATCGCCTTGGTCTCGGATACATCCGGCCGCGCATGGCCGAAATCGACGAAGGTGCGGGCCATGACCTCATGGATCAGCTTCGCGCTGTCGACCAGCGTGCCGTCGCAATCGAAAAGAACGAGGCGCATCAGTCGTCGTCCCCGTCCGCCGCGTTCTGGTCGAAGCCGAAGAGGTTCCACGTCTGCACCATATGCGGCGGCAGCGGCGCGGTCACACGCAGGCGTCCGCCGGAAGGATGCGGAATGTCGATATGGCGGGCATGGAGATGCAGGCGGTTCTGCACGCCGCCCGGGAAATTCCAGTTGGTGTCCGCGTCGAAATACTTCGGATCGCCGAGGATCGGGTGGCCGATATGGGCGGCATGCACGCGAAGCTGATGGGTGCGGCCCGTATAAGGCTCCATCTCCAGCCATGCGAAGTTCTGCCCCGCCTGCTCCACGACCCGGTAGAAGGAGACGGCATGGTCCGCACCATCCTCGCCATGCTTGGCGATGCGCATGCGGTCGCCATCCGGCGTCTGCTCCTTGACGAGCCAGGTGGAAATCTTGTCTTCCCGCTTCTTCGGCACGCCCTTGACGATGGACCAGTAGGTCTTCTTGGTGTCGCGCTCGCGGAAGGCGGCGGTGAGCTTCTGCGCCGCGCCGCGCGTGCGGGCAATCACGAGCACGCCCGACGTGTCGCGATCGAGGCGATGCACGAGGCGCGGCTTCTCGCCCTTCTGGCTCGTCCAGGCTTCCAGCATCTTGTCGATATGCCGCGTGACGCCCGAACCGCCCTGCACGGCGATGCCCGCCGGCTTGTTGAGCACGAACACCTTGTCGTCCTCATGCAGAAGCATGCGGGCAAGCAGTTCGCCATCGGGGGAATGTTTCAGGTCGCGGCCGGCGATGGGGCCGGATTTCGGCGCCTTCGCATCCACCTCCATGGGCGGGATGCGGATCGTCTGGCCGGGCTGCACGCGCGTATCGCTCTTGGCGCGCCCACCATCGATGCGCACCTGACCGGAGCGCAGCAATTTCTGGAGCTGGCCGAAGCCGAGGCCCGGATAATGGACCTTGAACCACCGGTCGAGGCGCATGCCCGCCTCGTCGTTGTCCACCTGCTTGTGTTCGATGCCTGCCATCTTCGCCTTCTTTCGTTGCGCCGTGCTTTAGCGCAAGAAGGCCCTGAGGGGAACAGTCTAGAAGGCGCGGAAGGTCAGCGTCGTCAGCGAGCGCACGATGCCCGGGATGGAGGCGACGTGATCGTTGATGAACTTGCCGATGTCCTCCTCGCTCTCGACATAGATCTTGAGCAGCAGGTCGTAGTCGCCGCTGGTGGAATAAAGCTCCGAGATGAGTTCCGTTGCGTAAAGCGCATCGGCGACCTCGTAAGTCTTGCCCGGAGCGCATTGCAATTGCACGAAAATCGGCTTCATCGGTCCTCCCGCGCCATCGGCGGCATGCTGATCGGCCGCACGATTCCGGCGGCATCCTGCATTCCTTATGGCGGAAGATGGCTGCCGAAGGCAAGGCCGGCCGGAATTCGGACAGATCGTTAAAGTTCGATGAAAATACAACCGCCGCGCTTCACATCCACGAAAGGCGCAACTGTTAAATTCCATGAACCAACCGAACCCGATGAAGCGCCATGACCCAGATCGTGACAGTCTCGCCGGCCACCGCCGCCTATGCATCGCAGGGGATGAAATCCAACGCGCGTGCCAGCACGCTGTTCGAGGAGCGCATCCAGCACTGGAGCCATGTCGCCAAGGCCGGCGGCGACGGGCGCACGGTCGCATGGCTCAATGTCGTCATGCCGCCCGCCCTCGCCCTTGCCCTCATCACCGCGCCGAACGATGCCTCGAAGGTGACCGTCGCCGAAGCGCAGCGGCTCTACGATGAGAACGGATCGCCCGAAATACCCTGAGCTTCCACGACAGCAGCCGTCCTCCAGCCTCCCTTGCCCCCTTTCCGGGGGTTTTCTTTTGCCATTTGCGGCGAACGACAAAAATTTGTTCGGCAGCGACGCCGCCTCTTGCCAAAGCGCAGGCAAGGCCGTTATCTGGAACCGACCTCGCTGGGAGAAGCCGGCCGCTTTGCAAGAAGTGGTGCCGGTGCCGAAGGAGCAACCGCCCCGGAAACTCTCAGGCAAAAGGACCAGCAAGGTGCCGTCGGAACTCTGGAGAGAAGCGTTTTCACGCTCGCCGAAGGGATAACAATC
Protein-coding sequences here:
- a CDS encoding HAD-IA family hydrolase, coding for MRLVLFDCDGTLVDSAKLIHEVMARTFVDFGHARPDVSETKAIIGLTLDIAIARMQGKPHVDDEALAMTAHYKATYMGVRAEAGFQEPLFPGIADMMTRLEREDDLLLGAVTGKSRRGLDLIRATHGFDKTFFVSRTADDCPSKPHPAMVTECCSEAGIDAARTVVIGDAIYDMQMAKAAGAKAIGVSWGYASVPELVEAGADHILRTPADLLEWLEISDA
- a CDS encoding RluA family pseudouridine synthase produces the protein MAGIEHKQVDNDEAGMRLDRWFKVHYPGLGFGQLQKLLRSGQVRIDGGRAKSDTRVQPGQTIRIPPMEVDAKAPKSGPIAGRDLKHSPDGELLARMLLHEDDKVFVLNKPAGIAVQGGSGVTRHIDKMLEAWTSQKGEKPRLVHRLDRDTSGVLVIARTRGAAQKLTAAFRERDTKKTYWSIVKGVPKKREDKISTWLVKEQTPDGDRMRIAKHGEDGADHAVSFYRVVEQAGQNFAWLEMEPYTGRTHQLRVHAAHIGHPILGDPKYFDADTNWNFPGGVQNRLHLHARHIDIPHPSGGRLRVTAPLPPHMVQTWNLFGFDQNAADGDDD
- a CDS encoding Lrp/AsnC ligand binding domain-containing protein, whose product is MKPIFVQLQCAPGKTYEVADALYATELISELYSTSGDYDLLLKIYVESEEDIGKFINDHVASIPGIVRSLTTLTFRAF